From the genome of Medicago truncatula cultivar Jemalong A17 chromosome 2, MtrunA17r5.0-ANR, whole genome shotgun sequence:
accgcctgcctatctgtatggataggtagacgttgtgcaggtttagttgcttggtgagttcttgtgcttggtggatatcgagagctttctccgatatcggtgtttagatgttttgtcggctctgatctaggctttgttgtgtcggtctagattatcttttactttggattttgtgatgtttggagattacccgtttgttgggattttttagatgtatctatgttgatgtaatttattgattcataacatgtatacttggatttactctggtttatattccgctgcgactgttgaggtttatatacatgtttattggtttttgaattttgaatgtggcgtagcctctatttcttgaataaatgtattattcgcatgtttaattactttaatagaagtagggtgttacaTTAGGTGTGAAGAACAAGCTTGCGTTTCTTGATGGATCCATTCCAATCCCTCCTATTGATGGTTTGAATCGTAGTGCTTGGGAAAGATGTAACTACATGGTTCATTCTTGGATCATCAATTTTGTTTCTCCACAAATTGCTCAAACTATCGTATTTCATGAATATGCCATTGATGTTTGGATTGAGCTTCAAGAACGTTTCTCCAAAGTTGATATAATCATAATTGCTTCATTACGTTCATCTATCAACAATTTGAAACAACGAACAAAGTTTGTGCTTGAATACTTCACTGAGATGAAATCTCTTTGGGAAGAGCTCAATTCCCATCGCCCTATGCCTGTGTGTACTTGTCCTCATCCCTATCGTTGTGAATCTATGAGGTCAACACGAGAATTTCGTTTGGAGGACCAAGTGATTCAATTCCTAACTGGTTTGAATGACAACTTTGGAGTTGTGAAAACTCAGGTTTTACTGCTTGATCCTTTTCCTTCAATTAACAAAGTTTATTCTCTTGTTGTTCAAGAATAAAGCAACAATCATGGTATTCATGCTTATTCAATTGAGGATTCTAACATTTTGGTGAATGCTTTAGAGGCAAGAAAGCCTAATTTTGGTCGTGGTAAACCTAATTCTGGTTCATTTCCACCTAAGAACAATTCCAAATACTGCTCCTTTTGCCACAAAACTAATCACACACTGGAGTTTTGCTATCAAAAGCATGGTTTCCCTAATGCTAACAAGGGTACTCCCTCAACCAATGCTATGAATTCAGATAGTGCTTCTGATTCTTCAAGTGTTGCTGCAGTTTCTTCAACTATTTCTCAAACTGGTTTGACTCAAGATTAGTATGCTCATCTTGTCTCCTTGCTCCAACAATCATCTTTGGTTCCCTCAGCATCTCTCACCCCTTCAGCAACCACCAATCATATCATCTGCACACCATCCACCATGACTACTTCTACATGTATAAACACTATTTTTACATGTTCCTTGCAAGCTAAATCACCTTACTGGCTCATTGATTCAGGTGCAAATGAACACATTTGTTCATCTATGCATTTTCTTCATTCCTTTTACAAAATTAAGCATGTTCCTGTTACTTTACCAAATGGCACATCTGTTTTAGTTCATCATGCTGGAACTGATAGCTTTTCACCCAATTTTCATATCACTAATGTCTTATACTCGCCTCATTTTCAAGTCAATCTCATTTCTGTTTCTAAAATTTGCAAACTCATGACTTACAAGTTCAATTTTGTGAATGATCAATGTATCATACAGGATGTGAAATCACAGAAGATGATTGGTTTGGGTGATCTATATGATGGTTTCTATAGATTGAGAATTTCCAccccttcaacttttagtcaaTCAGCTGTTTCTCTTACTAAATTTCCTTGTAATAAAGTTCAACTTCAGTCATGTAATTCTGTTTCTTGTAATGATAATATTCATATACCTTCCAATGCCCTTTGGCACTTTAGATACGTTGAGGGCATGATAATATTCATATACCTTCATATCTGCACATGTAATCATTCCTAAGTGTTTGAAGGTTTCAAGTGAAAGTGAAACTCAGTTATGGCATGACAGATATGGACACTTGAGTTACAAAGGCTTAAATACTTTGATAAAGAAAGAAATGGTGAAAGATTTGCCTGAATTGAAGAAGGTATCTGACATATGCTCAAAGTGCATGGTGGAAAAGCAACATATGTATTCTATTTCAAAAACTGCAAAATGGAGGGATAATATGAAACTGGAACTGGTTCATAGTGATGTGTGTGGACCTATTAATCCACAATCCAATGGTGGAAATAGGTATTTCATCACCTTCACATATGATTTTAGGAGAAAAACATGGGTTTATTTCTTGCAAGACAAGGCAAGTGCATTTGAAATATTCAAAAGATTCAAAGCTGCAATAGAAAGAGAGTCAGGGTGTAAGATTCCATGTTTGAGAACTGATAGGGGAGGAGAGTTTACATCTAATGCATTCAATGAATTCTGCAATATTGAAGGGATCAAGAGGCAACTGACAACTGCTTACACACCTCAGCAAAATGGTTTGTCTGAAAGGAAGAATAGAACCATTATGAACATGGTAAGGTGCTTGCTTGCAGGGAGATATGTACCTAAACTCTTCTGGCCTGAAGCAGTTAAATGGGTCACCTATGTGTTAAATAGAAGTCCTACTCTGTCAGTTAAGGATATCACTATGAATCAGTTCAAGCTTAATATGAACATAGggatttaatattaaaaaaaaaacacacaaatacAGGGATTTAATATGTTGAAACTGACAATCCAGAACAAGCACAAGCAGCACTTCTCCTGGGGATGGGTAATAAGAGCAAGACAATAGTGCTTATGACATTAGAAAATCTAGGGTTGGTATCGATTACCAGGAATCTTTAACAATTTCACATCAGTCTTCTCTAAAAAAGATTATTATGACAATTTCGCATCAGTGTTTTCTAAAAATGACGTCAACAAGAATCCTAAACAAAGACAATACAGTTTTCAGGCAACATAAGTTACACATAACATAACCCACCAACACACATGATTCAAAACTATAATAAAAAGTACTTTAAAAACTGCTTCTGCATTAAAAACTGCTTCTCTATCTCTTGCTGAGTCCTCATTCTTTTTCCCATGTCTTCACTTTTCCCCTGGGAGCTTACCCACGTGAAAACATTTCTCCCACCTTTCTTTATACTCTGCATCCTTCTGCAGGTTTAGAGATTGATGATAAAGAATTCATATATGCACATAGAAACTAAATTTGTGAATATCAAAATCATTGATGTAAGGCCACAAACTTTGTTGAGATGTCCAAAAAAACTTGCCTCATCATTGTCGCTGAGGTCATCAAGACAATCATTGTCGTCTGGGCTATCAAAACAATAATAGTCCGGCCATTCCACATAAGTACTCATATCAACATTATGGCAGTGGCGACCCCAAGgacaaacccaagaaacttcggATTCTAAGTTCTCTACTTCTGACTTAGCAACTTCTTCTATTTCGTCTTTTGAACGGGGCTTCGTAGCTACCTctgtttatttattgttttgatcAAATAAGAAACCCAAGGGTGAGGGAGGATATTTAAATATGGCtgaaagttaaaaaagaaaaagacaaggcaaaaacataaaaaaagacaaacaaaacaactaaaaatgATTAATAGACAATGAAATGGGGTCAATTCTTCAAGTCTAGCAACAATAACAAGATAAACATAACCAACTTATGTGCATATTAACACTCAATCTAGAGCTAGCATTTTCACATGACAATAAAGCAAAAAGAATTGTATTTTCCCATGGTTCTACCGTCAAaatttaaagggttaataggtctttactccctgtaatataggtcatttatGGTTTTCCCCcggtaaaatatttttattttgattcaccccctgtaaaaaaaaatcaagaaattttttgtttttgtttggcctattaggggggtaaatcaaaacaaaattattttacagcggtgaatcaaaataaattttttacagggggaaaccgaaaatgacctatattacagggggtaaagacctattaacccaaatTTAAATCATAACAGACATATGAAATGCAAATTAATTCAACCGCAAAGAACATATTAATACAAGACTGAGTAAAACTTACTTTCTGCTTCTTGTATCTCGAGAAGAATCGGGTTGATTGTCACACGAGGCTTTTCCTCTATGTCATCTCCTTTTGGCTTCTTAGCATTTTCTGTTTATTGTTTTGATCAACCAAAGGGTGAGGATATTTTAATATGCTGTAAGTTAATACACCATTACAGCATTGGGAAAACTTACTTTCACTTTCCTAATCTTAAAAAAAGACAATAACGTAAGataatcaaaaattaaaaaaataaatacaatcgGTTTATAAAATGAAAGAGGTGATTTGAGTTACCCATTTGTGACGCTTGTGAGATATTCAAAGACGGACATTCCTGATAAGTACAATCATCATATGTACGCTTTGAACTCTCTGCTCTCTCTACTTTAGACTGAGCAACCTCTTCTGTTTTGTCTTTTGAATCGGGCTTCTGAGCAACTTTTTCCTTTTTGTCATTTGAATCGGGCTTTTGAGCAACATctgtttatttattgttttgatcAAATGAGAAACCTAAGGGTGAGGATATTTTAATATGGATGGaacttcaaaatgaaaaagacaaGGCATACATGAAACAGCCAAAAACATAACAGAGGACCTATGATGCACAGGTACGGGTACCGGTACGTAATACggcaaattttaaaaaacaaaggtATGGGTAGATTGATAATAAAACGTCAAGAAAAAGATTTTCCAAGTGAGTTACTACCATTGTTGTTGTAAAAACATGgttagaaaaaaatcaattataataaaaaataaataaataatagtatcATACTATTTGTAATTCAATCATGTGTTTAACCACACTTCTATCATCCAAGTAAAAACGGGTACGGTTTGGTACGTACGGTATGCGTAACTGGTACGGCTGGGTATGCATGCTTCAGAGCATAGGACAGACAAAAcagccaaaaaaatattaatagagaATAAAATGGGCTCAAGTTTTCAGGTCCGGCAAAAATAACAAGATAAACATAACCAACTTGTGTGCATATTAACACTCAATCAAGAGCTAGCTAGCAATTTCACAACAGTAAAGCAAAAAGAATTGTATCTTCCCATGGTTCTACGGTAAAAATCTAAATCATAATAGATGGATGAAATGCAAATTAATTCAACCGcaaagaaatatattaatacAACATTGATCACCCAATCAAgagttttcattttcataaaacaagaaaacaaaaagaattgtATCTACACAAAGTTCTAAAGTCAACATGTAAATCATAAGAGATGCATCGTGAATGAAGTGCAAATAAAGAACATATTAATACAATATTACAGCATTCATTGAGATAACGTATTCTCAAAGTTTCCTAATCTTTAAAAAGAGAATAACAttaaccaagttgcttgggttctagtggcaaggagctcctttcAAGGGCGTACCCGGGGAATACTGGGTTCGATTTCCAGGGGgacaacgcttggccagtgcacatgcctctacgcatgagacgaattagtcgtccaccattggtgggtcggaaaccgatgcttaagcaagaaaagaaaaaagacaataACATGAGAGAatcaagaattaaaaaaaaaaaaaaatacaattggtttataaaatgaaaaggaGGTGATTTGAGTTACCCATTTGCAGAGCTTGTGAGATGACGATGATTGAGGAGAAAATGAAAAGGGCTCAAAGTCTAGCAATAACAGCAAGATAAACATAAATATTAACACTAATTCAAGACCtagcataataataataataataataataataataataataataagtgagGTTTTAATTTCATGAAAAGAAACTCAATTTCTGGACAGCCTTATTCAAAGGTATTAAACCTTAATCCCCCAAACCGGCTTAAACTAAAAATCCGAGAAGATTTGAATATTTCCAACCTTCACAGAACAGATTCgaatatcaataataataataatcagtGTGTTTAATGGTTTAATTTCATCAAAACACACTCAATTTCTCAAAATCTGTCGCATCCCCCAATTAAAAGGTTTTAAACCCCAATTCCCCAAATCCAAGAAAAAtctaatcaaaacagaaaaattcaaCTATCAACTATATTTGAAAAAGAACGCTAATACCTTAATGGTGAAGAACCAGGGGGAAAACGCAGAAGAGCAGAATGGTGAAGTATACAATAGTTAAATAACAGTTCCTATTGGTTAAATTACACGTatatcatttaagttatttaattttaattctaataaatttctcatttaatttttattcttttcataTCACTTCCGTCCCTTGCAGTTATTTATTTAAGCGTTCAATATGTTTTAGTTctttataaatatgtcaattttttatttttatccttcttaaaaatttcttcaacttttaatccttcaaaaaaatttcatcttcacttttggtccccttTACAGTAAACTCATACGTAGAATtcacatttttgaataaaattttccaacaaaattcataatattataataatctctcctgaaaaaaaaaaaaagtttttttttaacaaaatatgaatttttatactttttacggttaaaaattcatatataatttgtggtttgttaaaaaattctaattttttttttttttggaatgttttttttacaatattttacatatatctggacaatttgatttaaaaaattcaaaaattaacttaaaaatagggacaaaagttgtaattgaaaattttatagggaataaaagttgaaggaaaatcttagaaaaacaaaaagttggtatatttataggaaccaaaaacatatttaaccctttacttaattgtaacaagttattttttaaatttttttgtactatttaaatcttttaagttatttaattataactttTAAACGCCAAATAACTTACATATATAAGATCTTAAATTTCATAAATTGTTATAGTTAAATGATTTAAAGGACCTAACTGGTAGTGAAAAAACAACTTGTTAcgattaattaaataacttaaaacctCTAATGTAAATTAGCCAAAATAAGATATGACATTAAAATAGTTAGTATATTGAAGTGACTATATTTTGACTAATATAATGCGCTATCAgagattattttgaaattttaatgcattgagaaactattgtgactactcgttatatattaaaataattaaaaatcaaaaccttaatgtAACAAAACAAACCTAGGGATCATCAAGTGGCTTTGGTTTCCAGTaccttaattaaaaaattccaaaaaagaattaaaaacaaGTTAGCTTTCTAGTGGCTTTGGTTttacgtgaaaatgatttttggttcttgagatatgatgaaaatactccaaggaggtcttagtgaaatcttatgaaaattcagcataaccgtttctaagttaatccaaaacttaaggaataattccaaacttcaaaactagaagtactatgagttcaactagggtgtttaagagtatttaacctatgttgtgatggatctaatttggtttgacgtgaacatctttgttggataatttgaaatacatatattatgtgaatgttgttgttgaataatttgagttacatatatttatgtggaaaaaggtatgatatagaaaataatg
Proteins encoded in this window:
- the LOC25480986 gene encoding uncharacterized protein, with protein sequence MDVAQKPDSNDKKEKVAQKPDSKDKTEEVAQSKVERAESSKRTYDDCTYQECPSLNISQASQMENAKKPKGDDIEEKPRVTINPILLEIQEAEKVATKPRSKDEIEEVAKSEVENLESEVSWVCPWGRHCHNVDMSTYVEWPDYYCFDSPDDNDCLDDLSDNDEKDAEYKERWEKCFHVGKLPGEK